TTCCCACATTTGCAGAAGGCGTCTCCAATCGTAGCAGGAGTCACATGACGGGGAGGTGCAGGGATAGGTTTCTACGCTTTCTTCAGGCCAAGATGGGAGGAAAGGGACCTTTAAAAGACAGGAACactcccctctttctttccttccttcctctcctccctccagcaGCACATTCCTcgcttccctcctctctgtgcaaACACTTCCCATTCAGTCACGTGACCAGGGCGCTATGACACGCAGCAGCAGGTCCGCACCTTcggctgctcctcctccattgGCTGCTTCAGCTTGAGCAGGGGCGGGTCCCCGCTGGCTGGCGTGTAGTAAACTGCGCTGCCATTAGAGGAGACCAGCGGCATGCGGGGGTCCTCGGAGTTGGTTTTGGCATCAGTGAAGGAGTCCGTGGAGCCGTTACCTAGGTGACCGTTGAACAAGGGGTGATTCAACAGTTTGGCGGCAGCTCTCTGTTTCTTGAGCTCCGACAGCGTCTGAGCGCGCTCTCTCGGCCAGGCTTCTTCCTGGGCGGGCTGGGTGGTGATGACCCCGCCCTTATCAGACGATGTTGTGCTGCCATTGGAGGGCGATTGCGGCGGGATGGACGCCGTCGTGGAGATGAGGCCGTTCTGCTTGTTGCTGCCATCTTTGAGGATGGTGGGGAGCTTGGGCTTGTCTGGCAGCTCCACAGCTACAACTGGCTTCACCTACAGGACATCAATAAAGATTAGTTTAATCCCTCTATACATAGAGGCCTCGCTCTGTACGGGGCACATCACACACCTCTGATCTGGTGCCAAAGCTATCAAGCTCAAATAAAATGACACGTGAAGCCAATTTATTCTCTATAAAGAGAAAGACTCCCCTCAGAAATTGTTCGGTGTattccaggttttttttttttaatctggcCCATTCTGTAACCTGGTTCAACAGTTGTTTGTTCACATCCCTGGAGTAAATACTGAGTTAAGAAAAACTACATTTAGTTATTATGTTCTTACACCGTAGAATGCATTTCAAAAATGAGATAAAGAAATTTGAactggaggtgtgtgtatgctttAAATTATGTTGCAATGACATTATACATGTGTGACATTATATGTAGATTAATGCAATATTGTATATTGTTTAAGATGatgtttttatgaatattttgttATACTAGTAACCAGGGCAGTATCCAGGCAGGTAGTAGTGCGTGAAAACTTAATAATGTTAACAATAGTGTGAGGGCAAGACAGCTGGTTTTTTTCCAGTAGAGGAAACAAACGTGGCGCTCCTTACTTCACGTGCTATATGCAGCATTCATATCTACTGGCTGCACCACTGGTGGAGGACTGTATTTCAGCTTTTTCCATTGTGGGTTTCTTCCTGTTTAACCTCTTTAACTCTGTGACACACCTACATGAAAATCTGACATTTAGACTCCTGATGTGTAGAAGAGATCATTATATTTGTGATATTATTAAACACCTTTCTAGCtgtgcttaaaaaaaacatctcattcTTGCCAGGTGGTATATATCTTGTGTGCAggaatttaaaataatacacAGACAAATGGAATGAATTCTCAAATGCTATATTTAAAACTGTAACAAATGTAATGTATAACTGAGTAAAGGCTTACCTAAAAACTAGCCGtgagaatataataataacccCATGACTTACATTAACCACCTGGTGATTCTCCTGATCagactctttttctttctcgtcctcctcctccctccctcccctccacacGATGGCCTCCGTCTCGTATTCTTTGCGGCACAGgttgtgtctgtctgacaggcTGGCTCGCCGCACCACTTTACTGTGGacgcaggacacaggagttcCCAGTGAGATGGTGCAAGTAGGAAAGAAACATGCCAGCAAATATGCATATGCAAATATGTATGCAAGTGTATACAATACTCACAACTACATTATACTTTTACtactttgttcttgttcttgttcttattgttgtagtttatttcttatttttttactgtacatagagagagaaGTTTCACCGGAGTCAATTTCCTTGTTcgcttgtacaaacttggccaataaagttgattctgattctgtcgGGAATTGCTTGGAGTTTTACATTAATTGAAATGACGATTAATGTTAGATGAGCATGTCGGCCCCCTTTCAAAGTCAGACTGTGCAGATCCATTTACAAAAACTCTACAGAAGGCAAAAACGGCGCCTTCATTCACAGTGTGCAGGTTTTGCCTCGATCTGTTgatctctcctgtctctctgtgaggggaaaaagtgagagaaaaaaaacatttggagtAGCAGCGGCACCACCAGCAGATGTCAGCACTTACCCACGACTGCCCGCACTAGATGTTCGCCTACACAGTGAGGTCTTGTGTTTGAGCTGTGACTTCATGATAATgtcgtgtttgtgtttcaggtccAGCAGGATGGCTCTGAactcctcatcctcacacaGATCTGAATATGAGATTGATGAAGGTCAGGAAatgtgaattattattttttttaaatacaagtATTTTGTGCTTTGTTATCCTCTTAGAAATACAGGAACAAAATCAGGATAATAAAATGGGCTTATTTTAGATAATCACTATCTACTAGGCTCTCATACTAACATGTACTTCAGTTGTAAGATGTTAGCATTTTACGATTTCCCAACCATTAAGACTGCTGGAACAAAAACGTTTAAATTTGCCTTAACAAGATTTAAATTGACATTTAAAGAGAACAAACGCACGATGTAAAACTTGCATTGACTGAACAAGCTGGAAATGAGATaagacatttgttttcttaACAGGGTGTATTGATGAGGGAGCACTGAGGTGTAAATATACCGATGGGGGTCTCCTCTAGGAAGGTCTTGGCATTGAGACTGGCTCCATGAGACACCAACAGCTCTGCCACATGCATCTGAAACAACAGCATCACATTATATTAACGGTTTCGGaaaccttttgtgtgtgtgtgcttatctGTTTCTTGTTGTGGTTACCTTACCTGACCCCAGCACGCTGCAGCATGAAGAGGCTGCCATCCATCTGAATCTCTCAGGTCCATGCGAGCTCccccctccagcagcagctctgcagcctgcACGTAGCCATTTGCTGCTGCAATGTGGAGCTGcaaggacagaggaggaacCATTTTTGCAGTGCACATAATTAATATCTATAAGTATCCTCTGGCATCTAAAGTGTGGTTGTAGTGTGAAATTCTCAGTGTATTTTATGCACAAAGAATGATGTACTAACTCAAGAATGCTGACTATATAAGACATCACACTACACTTTGGGGATGTGGGCGTGTCACTGGGGACCGCCGATCATTAACGTTTTGTTAAATTAGGTCCACAAGATTGTAAAAACCCTCCAGCATGTTTTGAAATTGGTGGGGTGCTGCACACTGCTGGAACAGCTCTTCTGCAGTTACTAAACTGAACAGCAGTGACAGTCAAAAGATAAAAACTGGTCCCGTTTGTCTGAGAGTGAATCACTGAACTATGTCTGCACAAATTCTGATCTATCGGGGTATTAACTACAAACTCACAGTTCTCAAAGTTTCCACCAAATATGCCGTTTTGAATGAGTTAATTGTGAAATGCCTATCACAAGTTCCCAGAGCCACATGTGACAACCTCAAATAGCTTGCTTTTTCTAAAAAGCAGCTCAGAAACTCAAAGGCATTAGATTAGCCATCATAGAGGACACTGCAGCCCACTAAATACTGACATCTGACACAAGTAGGAcgttttttttggcatttatgCCTGGGAAAAAAGAGATTAATGATTATTAAAACTGTCAATATTTATAGCGAGTAAttgattaataaattatttgttttagctCTACACATATTTGATGAAGAGCTGCAGAACCTGATACAAGAATATGAATAACGGATGATGTCAAAGAAAGTGGTATAAGATTTAACAACATTAAAGCTACTTTAAGGGGACACAAAAGGAGAAACCTGTACAAGCTCAACTTTAATATTGTGTGTCTGGAATGCTAGGACTCAGTATGTTAAATGGTTGATCATAGGAGTAACAGTGTTTTTCAGTGGGGTTTTCTATGTTCTTTAATTTCCCTGGCAGGGTTACCTAATTATATCAATAACCTTATACTCGAACTCTGACCAGTGAGAAGGAAAATGTCTCAGTCTGAACATAACTGGTCTGAAATAACAAGCCTGTTGGTGAGACTTCCCTCACTGGAGAGGACTGAGTTTGAGCAACTGGTGATGAAGTGAGCTTACACACAGGAGTgttacaggagtgtgtgtgagagagagacagagagagagacagagagagagggagagagagagacagggagagagagagagagatgcacacTACATAAGAACCACTGTTATTGATCCTCATGCGGAAATTAGGAAGTACTGTAACTGGCAGAGGAAAATCACAGCCTTGTGCACTGCAGAGGTTCTGACACATGCACTTGATATGCTGATCATTTTGTAACGACTCACTGAGTTAAACAAATGccactgctgcaggaggacagcAAAATGCCAAGAGAAATAAAGACTTTGAGGAGAAACAAATGAATTGATGGAATTAAAACAGTGACATATAAAAAGTAATTGCAGGCTtctattctttctttttttttcacaaaccGCAGCAACTGTGGTACAAAGgtgttctttttgtttcctaGCAGAGCGTGCTGCTACATGTATATAGAGCAAAGTCGCCTAAAAATTGCAGAATTTTAGACATATCTAGATGTCTTTTTAAAATCCACTTCACACAGTTCACAATGTCTGTAACCCACAGCAAATGTATCTACAACAAAACATCTATAAATATTGGAAAAGCAGAAACTGACGGATTAATTCAGGCTCCGTGGCACATCCCTTATGTCAGTGGCTCCCTGATCTTCCAGTAACAGGCATGTTGAAGGAGAGGTTTATCTGAGGTGCTACAGTTACAGTAAAGCACACAAAGAATGTTAAGGTCCATCAGCTCCTGGAGGACTCAGCTCTGTCTGGTTTTATTGGCTTTCTGCTGGTGCTGAGGATGACTGAGGTCCACTGCTGCAGGGCAGGAATGGTTCTCTGCTAATGGGGGATCATTTCAAATTTCTGTATTATTTGACCAAATGAAAAATCTTAATGTAAAACCAGCTTTAAGTCTTAACAGGTgaaaaaaagcagtaaaagagAGTAAGAGATGTGTAAAATCTGATGTTGTGATGTCGTTTTTAGCCCATCcgacaagtttgaaaatgtaaaataacaaagTTAAGTTAAATGGCCAGTATACTCAGAACTGCCTGTCGGATGGTCGAACAGCTTCAAAAACCTCCTCCCTCCTGATGGTagcaaaaaaagaagaggacatAACAGAGGACGACTCTGCAAAAAGACATCCAGATGTATCGAAGTCTGTTAGAAAATGGCTCTACTTCCAACTTAATTTATTACCTCCGTAAACATCaggatgctaacatgctgtaatgttgatcttagtttagcatgttgaCACACGCAGTCATTAATTAGCAGTAAGCACAAagtacagcagaggctgatgagGATGTTTTGCAGATATctagtcataaaccaaagtataggaaaaaaatgaaatttgacCTACCAATGGCATCAAAGCATCACCAAAGTTATAACAATTCACCAGGAAGGAGACATGCCAATTCATCTGATAGTTATGGAGACctttcactcaaaaccaaaagatgtcaacctcatggtggcgctagaggaaaagtcggAGGATCACTAAAGTCATTTAGTCGCACCAGAGCCGCTGCTGAACACGCTGCTGTTGTCATAAACGTCAAAGATCACACGGTTCATAATGTCCGCCTGTGTTTGTAATGGTTTCCTCAAAGCATTTCATTTGCACAATATCAGTGACAGCCTGTCTGGGGAGAACGCTGACTCTTGCccaaagcatgctgggataaGCTCCCCCTGTCTTATCCAGTTTTTGGCCAACAGTCTAAAGACATGCCCTTCAGCTGAACTGGAAATTTTTAAATGCcgctaggtgtgtgtgtgtgagtgtgtgtgagtgtgtgtgagtgtgtgtgtgtgtgagagtgtgtgagagtgtgtgtgtgtgtgtgtgtgtgtgtgtgtgtgtgtgtgtgtgtgtgtgagagtcctGTGAAAAACTGTTGACCTTACTGATGACTGAATGGGATGAGTGTGTTTGCAGGAAGCATAACAGACTggtttctgtatttatttgtaggAAACTACAAAGTAACCTTTCACAACGGACTAATTCGtacctttatttttcatttcttttgaaaTAGTTGATATCTTTTTAATTTGTAGTTTCATCTTtttgtgacacattttcttttaaattttctttaaaaagacattttaagatgCCTTAGCGGATGCACTATACGACTAAATTAATTCTGACTGTGTGAAACGTGCAATGATCTGTGGTGAAAACTAAGAATTGTTTGCTCATGAAACTAATTAAAGGAGTCATAgtctcagtttcttttctttttttaagtaagATCATTTTTGTGATCAGTTTTGGtgaatttctcatttttaacaGCCTTTTTGGTATAAATTGATCCTTTAGTTAGtaccttgtttttgttcttcgtTAGATTTTTCAATGAGTTTGTCATGCCGACATACTTTAGGTTCTCCTGTTTTACTTCCTCTCTCCCCGTTGAAGTGATTTATCGTTTGTTCGTGTCAGTAAATTAAACTGAGACAACTTCATGAATTGTTGAATGAATTGTTTCAGAGTTTGATCTATCCATTTGCATCGACAGGACATGAAAATCATTGTTCCTCCACATCAAAACAAggacacaaaatgtatttcagtgGAAAACAAAAGATTAACCTTATGTAACTTCCTACCGCTTCCAggtctcttcctcttccctctgccaGAGATTTTAATAAGGCATGCTCTAGTTTGCTTCATCATGCTCGAATGAAGATTAACAGGACGCATAAAGCAGGGGGACAAGCCGCTCAATCAGACAATCTGTGGTAAGACTTTAAAGCTTAACAGGGTTATTTTGGGCTACTACCATGTAATGTCCCCAGGCTATTTTCACCCAGTGATCTGTCACTGTGGTTCCCCAGCGTAGCCAAATCCCTGATACATAATAAAGACTTCATTAAGACATCTGACATTACACACTCTACTCAGGAAATGACACGCTAATGATTTTTAGTGCCCTGCTTGACTTTTCAATGCATCAATGCACTGACCttctaaacaaaacaaatacagtgaCCAATTTATTAGGTACGCTTCCCCATTAATACTGGAACAAATGTCCACACAAAGACAGGTAGCCGTGACGAACTAtgtaaagcaaaacaaagtgtCTTTGTATCATGTGTGCTTGATCAGGTCGAGCACATGGCTTTGTAGTGCTGAATGATGTCAGCTGTGAGCGTATGCAGCTACTCATCTGTGGTGCTTAAAGCTGAACTTTGTCACGATGTTCAAGGGAGTTTGTGGTGCCGTTTAAAGTCTGTAATGTTTCCATTTCGATCGCTGGCAGTCACTTTGGTAATATAAAAATCCTGAGTAGGCACGGGAAGGTGcgaggctgtggctgtgataGTAAAGATTCATCCATTAATTGTTTGCCAGCACAGCAAAAGGGTGTATTGTGTTACAGTGCAGCGGTACAGAGGGCCAAATCATGCAGATAAAAGAACTGCTTTGTATCTTAACTGCCAATATGAAACCTATGTAAAGTTCTGAGAAGGTGCAACAGGACAGTTTTATTGGCTTCCTGATGTAAACCTACAGAATCTGTACCATGAATTTGTTTTGTCTAAATGTGGCTCACTGCACCTCAGCTAGGCTCTGGCTATTGCTCATGGTAAACAGCTATCTTCACAttctttgatttttatttatttattctttgtgCTTTATTTGTTAATTCATAAATCATTAActatcttaattaattaattatctttTGTTTCAAATCCAAGTATTTCTTATTAGCATGCACTTTTCCTGTAAGTGTAAGGTTTTTACTCACTTACTGGGCTCATACTGGATTGTGACAGTCTCACTCACCAGTTATTAAACCACTAATCTGGTTTTTGAATAAATTTTCGAGGTGTTTCAGTTTTTGCATGTTGAAATAAAACTTTCACGATTCTCTGTCACAACTTgtaatgtgttgtttttctctatTGCACATGTGTTATTACAGGTTTATTCTAATTATGACTGCAGGTGTATTCAGTGCTCACTAACACGCCACTTTAATAGCTGCTGAGCAGTTTGCAATCATACAGCTGATTTGCCTTTAAGAAGATTATAATGAGTTTCTAAATACCTGATTAGTTTGCATGATTTTATAGCCTTGTGAGCCAGTGTTGCAGAGCAAATAATCATTAAAAGGTCAATCTATAATAAAGATGGTCCTCTGAATATTTACACaccatttgctttttttctctcagtgcaGACCTGTGAAGCTTGGTAGGTTGATCGGAGTTGTGTGCTTTTCTGCAGCCCTTTTTCCCCACATCAAATACACCCATAACGGCTTAAACTCTTGACAGGTTTTGCTGGCTTGGAAGCAGCTAAAGTGGAGTTACTTAGCCTCATTTTTAGCACTACAGTCTTTAGTGTCATATTTCTTTTACTGCTGTAAGTTTatgatcaataaagtctatgCACTTATATGTCCCTGACACCAATATAATTAATGGTGTTGCTCTTGTCTTGGATTATACTGCATTACATTCATTtaactttcatttttcattcatttaactTTTGTGCAGTGCAATTTATATTTTCTACCATAAAAACATTGGAAGCAATTTAGGGTTCAGTGTCTGACACATGGACAGGCAGAGCGGAGAAATGACCCACCAACCCTGCAATTAACAGGAAACTCCACACATCAGTATCTGTTTAAAGGTATTAGGGAGTCCGACTGCATGAGGAAAAAATTTATTATGCATTTTGtagctccagagggagctgcattAATTCTGATAAACTGCCTCAAGTGATGCCAGTTGTTTGAAAGAATCTGGGGatgtggagttagaaagaagaCCTCCTCTACTAACTGAACTACAGACAGTTTAAGTTAAAGGATACAAAAGAATACTGTCACTGTAGTGCTTTTTTAAACCAACACAGCGTGAATATTGACTGGTCTAATAAATCCCAGTTTATGTGGCAACATAACAAAGGTGTCAGTGCTTTCAGTGAgatcattttacacacaaacatatgttGTCACAAGATCTACAGAgtagctgctttaaaaaaaaaaataaaaaaaagaaagagagcagtCAGGTTTGCATTACTGACATCACTTATGGATGTTTGCTATTCTCATTTAGCCGCTCTTTGTCACTGTGATGTACTTTGGACATTTTGTTGTCCCTAAACTTGGCTGAAGTTGTTGaaacaataaagacaaaaaataagcTTTAAGCTAATGCTGGTGCAAAATAACAAATGATAACATTCATGTATAATATTGTACATGGTACATGGTTATAAATATAGtaaatacacatatacagtTGCTAGACTCCTTATATCATTTTAGCCATGATACTACTTTGTGCATGTTTTATAAGTaggtgtatatacagtatatagatcttgttctatttttgctttgtttttaacaaGCTCAAAGTTGTATTGTACTGATTTgtattgtaatgttttttataggtcacataaacataaaaacattagtAGAGACAGACGAGCACAAAGTCTCACCAGCGTGGCTCCCTGAGAGTCCTGTTGGTTGacctcctctccctgtctcagCAGTTCCTGAATGTCtcccagcatcctcctctccGTTGACGCTCGTGTCTCGTTTATCATCTCCTGGGTGATGCCTGTCAATCAAATACACAAGTTTGACACAAGGGAGacagttttttcccccccctgaCAGATTTATGACACAACTGCAGCATGCTGACGGGGCGGGTTCATCACTGATCTGAGGCACatggagggacagaggagcGCACATAACGCTTAAAAAAGTGGCCATTATTAAGAGAAAGCTTCATCTTCTGCATAGACAACATCTTTAGTCACACCAGAGGATTTCTATTATTAACTGCTCATGAATTCCCCCCCGAAAAGCTTCTCAGCAGGTGTTGAAAATTTAAGGTTTCAAGGAAAGTAGAGATAAGTAAGTTTTAAGTTTGTTGTGTCTCAGTGACCTACAAACGGCACAATGAGCCTACAGGCCCAACTtagatagaaaatgaaaaaaatgttaatataaaaagaaattcACTTTCAGATAattattccctttttttttttaatctgagcACACCATTAGTTAGATTAATATGGGTcttaaatatttgaaagaaatgaaatgactgtgGCAAACAGTAGTTTTCATGCACTTTCATGCTGGCTTTCCTTCCATCTATTGGCAGAGTTTAGCAGTATCTGGCCCAGCTGAAGTCAATTCTGTCTCACCGCTACTCTAAATTCCTCCTTTAATCCATCGCCCTACTGCCAGGTAGGACTCAATACTGTGACCGCCACACTTGACTTCCTCTCTCACGGCTCAGCAGTAATGTACTGTACTGCTAAGCCCGAGTTTAAAGAAATGTCAGATTACCAGTAATGAAAACAGCCTGTCTGTCAGAACCGTGACTCTTAAATTCTAGCGttgtgtgaatatgtgagttACTTACTGGATGAATGAGGTCTACAGCTACTATAAATCAGTTTAAGTACTGTGGATCCCTCATTACCAAAGAAGAAAATTAGAATTAATTTGTCACTTAAAAAGGCTAACGATCCTTCAAATGACAACAGCTGGAAATAAAAGTTCAAAATTGGAATATTCACAGGAGTTACAGAGTTATATACTTTTTCTTTGGAGGACAGTCCGCTGAAATTGGCCACTTTTTTCTTGAAATAAAAAGTAGAGGTAGACAGCCATCATCTGACTGAGCATATGTTATTGTATTTCAGCCATACAACCTTTCTCAC
This region of Pempheris klunzingeri isolate RE-2024b chromosome 2, fPemKlu1.hap1, whole genome shotgun sequence genomic DNA includes:
- the ppp1r16b gene encoding protein phosphatase 1 regulatory inhibitor subunit 16B, with product MANHLELIQELQQLDKVPSLERLRAAQKRRTQQLKRWAVYEKEMQNKKRKADKKGRNANSLQQSESKRHVSFAASVALLEASARNDPDEVRYLLKNNVSPDLCNEDGLTALHQCCIDNYEEMVKILLDRGASVNAQDNELWTPLHAAATCGHAGLVKILIAHGADLLAVNSDGNMPYDLCEDDPTLDIIETAMANRGITQEMINETRASTERRMLGDIQELLRQGEEVNQQDSQGATLLHIAAANGYVQAAELLLEGGARMDLRDSDGWQPLHAAACWGQMHVAELLVSHGASLNAKTFLEETPIDLCEDEEFRAILLDLKHKHDIIMKSQLKHKTSLCRRTSSAGSRGKVVRRASLSDRHNLCRKEYETEAIVWRGGREEEDEKEKESDQENHQVVNVKPVVAVELPDKPKLPTILKDGSNKQNGLISTTASIPPQSPSNGSTTSSDKGGVITTQPAQEEAWPRERAQTLSELKKQRAAAKLLNHPLFNGHLGNGSTDSFTDAKTNSEDPRMPLVSSNGSAVYYTPASGDPPLLKLKQPMEEEQPKVRTCCCVS